The genomic stretch GATCCGTTTCCAACTTACGGGAGAGCTGCATCACCTGAAGGGATAGCCTCTCAAGTTCATAGCTATCTTCTCTGATGGAAGACTGAAGCTCGCGTTTACGATCGCTGACACAACCTGCAATGCTCTCGACAAGTAGATCCTTCTGCTGATGACGATAGGCTCTGCAGATCTTTGGCAGGTGCTGATCTATCAGCTTCCGCACAAACGAAAGTGCCGGCGCATTCTTAGGCCAAATCAACAACACCAACCACTGCTTCCCGATTCGCGCTACGGGCGCGTCGTCACAGGTGATGAGATCACCCGGCAGAAATTTGGCGAATGTCGGCTCATGAAGTACCGACATATCTGCTATGGTCTTCGTTACGGTGCTGTTGCTGGGGAGCACCACGGCCAGCCCTTCTCTGTCCCAAGATTCCACCTGCCACGAGTCGGTCAAGTCAGTGATGGGCACGTGGTACTTCTGCGCGTAGAAGCGTGTGAGATCCTGAATCTGTTGAATCATAGCTTGTTTTCTCTGCGGAGAAAGAGAGGGCCATGGCACGTAAGGCACCACAGCCCTCTCATATCTGATAGCTGCTCAGGAACATGCAGCCAACAGTCCTCCTTAGATTCCACCTTTCACCTGCGGAACGAGCGTCAGCACACTGCCCTCCTGCAGCACGTCCGAATCGAACGCCGGGCTGCCGTTCACGTGCCGCGTGTAGCTCGAATCCTTCGGGAAGCCAGCCTGCTGAATGGCCTGCTCCACGGTGGTGCCTTCACCGATTTCGATCTCCTTGGCGGCACGTCCTAAACACAACACCTTGCACTTCATGCACGTCTCCTTAGCTAAGGGTTAATGAAGAAGCCCCGCACAATGCAGGGCTGTTCTTTGGTAACATCTTATGCCAGGAATAGGGCATAAGATCATGTGGGAAATCGCTAGCGTTTAGTCATACGGTGAGTAACCACACCATCTTGCGATAGCCTTTGAGCGGTCTGTCCTGAGCAGATGAGCCGAGAAGCCTGAGAAAGTGACCACTGATCTGAAGTCAGTGGTCAGGCCGATCTTCAGCAATCGCGTGCTCGGGGCAGGTTACCGTCAGCTGGACATTAAGCGTAACCTTTAATTATAGTTAGCTCGAGGTGATGCTCGGAAATATCTTGCCCGTTCTGCGGCAGGCTTTTGCAGGGCGATTTTCTTGCCTCTGTTAACCGATTGTTTATCAAAAGCCTTCATCGTTCGATGAGGGCCTTTTTGATTGCCATACCTCCCCAGAATTGTCTTCCAATCTGGTAAGCAGCAAGAATATTATACATAACGATCCTCACAGACACAGCAAAATTCATTGATCTGTCTTAATATATACTCTAATATGCTCTCTCCTTGTCTATGTAGCTGTGTCGAATGTCCTCGACAGCCCGTTTCGGCTGCGGTGAACGGGTTCGTTGTGGTCTTACCGAACAGTTAGACGACACGCTTCAACCTACGGGCTAATCCCATGCGTGTTCATGTTATCGCGTTTATCGCTTTGCTTGCTTGGTTAGGTAGCCTTACAGGCTGCGCCCACATTCCCCAGGCCTCCGTGACCCTCAGCGAAGAGATGGGGCATATGATCGTGTCGGCCAAGGCGTCCCATCAAGCCCTTATTCATGCCTACATGGATGAGCGCCGGCAACAAGTGTGCATGTTCGTGGATTCGAATTGGGTGCCGGAGTTCATGGCGGCGTTGCTCGTCAAAACGAATATCATCCGGCAGGTGAGCTCTGCCCCGTCCGATGCGCTGAAAGGCCAGCTGTTGACCGAATACACCGAGGATGCTGCCGCAGCTATCGCCCAGCGCCGTGTGGCTTTGCTTCGAGTCCTTGACGATACGGAGCGCATGCTGGACTCTGCCGTGGCGGCCCATTATGACGACATCCTGATGGTCAACGCGTCGTTAACGGCTCATCTGCGGTCCGCGGCCAAGATTGGTCACACTCGCGAGGAGCTGCTGAAGGCCCTGCACTTACGGCCCGAACAGATTATCCCCTTGGACCGGATCGACCGGACACTAACCGAAGTTGTGCGCTTCAAGGGGAATATCGAGGACGCTGCGAGCAAGGCTGGGGAGATTCACGCTCTGCTGGATTCCCTCAATCACCAGGAGCCATAACGATGGGACGTTTCGCAGATGCAGCCCGCGAGGCTGCGCAAGCAACGGATGAGAAGTTCGCAACCCGGATCGCCAACCTGACGCGGCTCCGAGATGAGGATATTCAGCGCTTCTTTCCCGAACCGGCAGACCGGCAGCACTTGCTGGAACTGCTTGATTTAGTGGATTCCGCCACGGAAGAGAACGAGAAGGTGAGTCGGATTATGGAGAATGCGGAGACCCTCGGTGTGGCTGCGGTGCGTCTGCTCAAGCTGTTGGCATAGCGTTCTCGCGGGTCACAGGCGGAGCGAGCACTGATGCGGTGTCAGTGGTCAATTATCTTGCGAGCGGCAGGAAGAAAACCTAAATCTTAACAACAAGTGGAGACTTGAACCGTTGAATTCGGGCAGATTTCAGATACTATCACTTGATGGGGGAGGTATCAAGGGACTTTTTTCGGCAGCAGTGTTGGCAGCCATCGAGGAGGATTGCGGCACTCCGATAACCGATCATTTTGACCTGATTACCGGAACGTCCACGGGTGGTATTATTGCAATAGCTCTGGGCATGGGGATGTCACCTCGCGAGATCGTCGAATTCTATCTCACCTATGGACCGAGAATATTCCCACAATGGTTGGGACTCAAACGCGCGCAGCATTTCGCCTACCGCAAGTATTCGCCGCAGAACCTAATAACGGCTTTAAGAAGTTGCTTCGGAAATAAGCGTTTCGGAGAAAGCGCAAAGCGATTAGTGATTCCGTCTTACAGTATGGGTGAGGACCAAGTATATCTTTTTCGCACACCCCACCATCCCAAATTGAGGCGAGACTACAAAGTCTTTGCGTGGCAAGTAGCTGCTGCAACTTCCTCCGCCCCTACGTTCTTCCCATGTTTCAAAGGTGTTGACGGCGTTCGGCTGATTGACGGAGGCGTGTGGGCGAATAACCCGGTCATGGCCGGCATAGTCGAAGCGTACCGTTTCCTCGATGTGCCTTTGGAGTCGATTGCTGTGGTGAGCATTGGAACGACTGACGAAACCAAAGCGAGATCGCAGCATCTGGACAACGGCGGGCTCATCCGTTGGGTGGTCAGTAAAGCTGCCACAGAGATTGTCTTGCGCAGCCAGAGCATTGCGGCCAACAACCATGCAAAGCTACTACTCGGCGAAGGAAACGTGGAGAGATTGAATCCCACAGTCCCAGATGGCGTGTTCACGCTAGACGGAAGCCAGAAGGCAGATCAGCTCATAGGGAAAGCTGCTTTTTATAGCCGTCTATTCACACCTGTGTACACCGAGAAATTCAGCCAGCATATGGCACCGCAATATGTGCCGTTGGTAACCGTAGACTCTCCAGTGCCCAACAATTGATAGTGGGCCTTATGAAGACCGCGAGAACTGCACGCCCAGTACGTGTGAAGAAGCTTAACCAAACCCGGAGACCTGAGCATGGCACGCGAACTCCTGCTGGCCAGCATGGATCTATTAGAACAAATTATCCGCGATGTCGACATTACACCAACGCAGTTCAAGAATGCCGAACGAGCCTACAAGTCAGTCGGGGAGTGGCTGAACGTGGACGATTCGCCACTGCACCCTTTCTCGCCAGAGGTGTTTCCTCAGGGATCGATGCGTCTCGGTACAGTAGTGAAGCCGCGTCCGGAAAAGGACGAATTTGACGTTGACCTCGTCTGCGATCTGGAGGGTGGCACCGGTCTCACACGCCAAATGCTCCGGGAGATCGTCGGTGATCGACTGAAGGATAACAAGGCATACAAGGACAACGTCGAGCCGAAACATCGCTGCTGGCGACTCAACTACGCTGATTCGGCGCAATTTCACCTTGATATTGTGCCGGCAATCCCTGATACAGCAACAAGAATGGCCCCCGGGGAGAAGGTCATCGGGCCCAATTCGATACTCATCACTGACGACCGTATCCCCGATTGGCTGCACAGCAATCCCAAAGGATATGCAGAGTGGTTTGAGGGACAAATGGCGATGCTTCTGGAGGAAATCAGGAAATCCCTAAAGTTAGCCAGTGTGAAGGACATTCCCTACTACGAACGAAAGACGCCACTGCAAAAAGCTATTCAGGTACTTAAGCGGCACCGGGATGAGAAGTTCGGCAATAATGACAAGAAGCCTACTTCAATCATCATTACCACGCTGGCGGCGCAAGCGTATCAAGGCGAAAGTGACCTGTTCGCAGCCCTCGACACAATTGTGAACCATCTGGAGGATAACATTAGAAATGAATATGGTCGCGCTGCCGTAAGGAACCCAGCGAATTGGCAGGAGAATTTTGCCGACAAGTGGGCACACGATCCAGTCCTAGTGAAGAATTTTTGGGAC from bacterium encodes the following:
- a CDS encoding MoaD/ThiS family protein; protein product: MKCKVLCLGRAAKEIEIGEGTTVEQAIQQAGFPKDSSYTRHVNGSPAFDSDVLQEGSVLTLVPQVKGGI
- a CDS encoding CBASS cGAMP-activated phospholipase, whose protein sequence is MNSGRFQILSLDGGGIKGLFSAAVLAAIEEDCGTPITDHFDLITGTSTGGIIAIALGMGMSPREIVEFYLTYGPRIFPQWLGLKRAQHFAYRKYSPQNLITALRSCFGNKRFGESAKRLVIPSYSMGEDQVYLFRTPHHPKLRRDYKVFAWQVAAATSSAPTFFPCFKGVDGVRLIDGGVWANNPVMAGIVEAYRFLDVPLESIAVVSIGTTDETKARSQHLDNGGLIRWVVSKAATEIVLRSQSIAANNHAKLLLGEGNVERLNPTVPDGVFTLDGSQKADQLIGKAAFYSRLFTPVYTEKFSQHMAPQYVPLVTVDSPVPNN
- a CDS encoding nucleotidyltransferase; this encodes MARELLLASMDLLEQIIRDVDITPTQFKNAERAYKSVGEWLNVDDSPLHPFSPEVFPQGSMRLGTVVKPRPEKDEFDVDLVCDLEGGTGLTRQMLREIVGDRLKDNKAYKDNVEPKHRCWRLNYADSAQFHLDIVPAIPDTATRMAPGEKVIGPNSILITDDRIPDWLHSNPKGYAEWFEGQMAMLLEEIRKSLKLASVKDIPYYERKTPLQKAIQVLKRHRDEKFGNNDKKPTSIIITTLAAQAYQGESDLFAALDTIVNHLEDNIRNEYGRAAVRNPANWQENFADKWAHDPVLVKNFWDWLGDAKQFVRSLSSYDRPQQLMEQFEKSFGARLTKSAAASAVPEVFKSVTSGTPTIAIGTSAPRPWGQ